In a single window of the Nocardioides massiliensis genome:
- a CDS encoding branched-chain amino acid ABC transporter permease, which produces MDSVLVGITIGGLYALVGLAFVLTFQTTRTLNFALGEFITAGGFAFLAFVALDLPAWLALAFAVVAIGILGAIIERLVVRPFNSGAHDIRWLLTTAGLSLIMLDLLRNSQGAGTRAVGDIGFDGFTAIAGVRVSTQLLFMLVLAVVVTLALTWFTQRTRVGTIFRAVAEDRETASLMGINPAVVALGAYALAMGIAALAGVMYSAEVGLSIGTGQSLLVAGFATAILGGLDSIPGALLGGLVYGVTSVVAMDLFGTAVGGVLGLVLTVVVLAVRPQGLLGRVVMEKV; this is translated from the coding sequence ATGGACTCCGTCCTCGTCGGCATCACGATCGGCGGACTGTACGCCCTGGTCGGACTGGCATTCGTCCTGACCTTCCAGACGACCCGCACCCTGAACTTCGCGCTGGGTGAGTTCATCACCGCAGGCGGGTTCGCTTTCCTGGCGTTCGTCGCCCTCGACCTGCCCGCCTGGCTCGCACTGGCCTTCGCGGTCGTCGCGATCGGCATCCTGGGGGCCATCATCGAGCGCCTGGTCGTACGTCCGTTCAACTCAGGTGCGCACGACATCAGGTGGTTGCTCACGACCGCAGGGCTGTCACTGATCATGCTCGACCTCCTGCGCAACTCGCAGGGTGCCGGCACCCGAGCGGTCGGTGACATCGGGTTCGACGGCTTCACCGCCATCGCGGGCGTGCGCGTCAGCACGCAGCTGTTGTTCATGCTCGTGCTCGCCGTCGTCGTGACTCTCGCACTGACCTGGTTCACCCAACGCACGCGCGTGGGCACCATCTTCCGCGCAGTCGCCGAGGACCGCGAGACCGCGTCCTTGATGGGGATCAACCCCGCTGTCGTTGCGCTCGGCGCCTACGCACTGGCCATGGGGATCGCAGCCCTCGCCGGCGTGATGTACAGCGCGGAGGTAGGACTCTCGATAGGCACAGGGCAGTCGCTGCTCGTCGCCGGATTCGCCACGGCGATCCTGGGCGGACTCGACAGCATCCCCGGAGCGTTGCTCGGAGGACTGGTGTACGGCGTCACCTCGGTGGTGGCCATGGATCTGTTCGGCACCGCGGTCGGAGGAGTTCTCGGACTGGTCCTGACCGTGGTCGTCCTTGCCGTGCGCCCCCAGGGTCTGCTCGGCCGCGTCGTGATGGAGAAGGTCTGA